One Granulicella sp. 5B5 DNA window includes the following coding sequences:
- a CDS encoding ATP-binding cassette domain-containing protein yields MEKKFPEPDPSDADESVKSLLDDVTADVAPTVEEFMTEAAEANEAEVEAVEQDAAVQSGGGLEASSFAAPTVAPYIAFEDVSKSFGDFVVLNDVSFFVNPGETLCILGRSGVGKSVSLQILMGFLKPDSGTVLVAGQDIAGLSEREMQLVRHKVTMVFQNGALFDSITVGENVAFPLRERGDMQEDQILQIVRGLLEMVGVAGMENMLPSDLSTGMKRSVAIARALASQPAAVLYDEPTTMVDPLMGHLLGDLIQRLKTQLHLTSIVVTHDMRFAEKLADRVVFLHEGRARFFGTTEQMRQTDDPVLLEFLTLDELVLPGTISSSS; encoded by the coding sequence ATGGAGAAGAAGTTCCCGGAACCTGACCCTTCGGATGCCGACGAATCGGTGAAGTCGCTGCTCGATGACGTGACGGCGGATGTGGCGCCGACAGTGGAAGAGTTTATGACCGAGGCGGCCGAAGCCAATGAGGCTGAGGTGGAGGCCGTTGAGCAGGATGCCGCGGTGCAGTCCGGGGGTGGGCTGGAGGCTTCGTCGTTTGCGGCGCCTACGGTGGCGCCTTACATCGCGTTTGAAGATGTTTCAAAGTCGTTTGGCGATTTTGTAGTGCTGAACGATGTGAGTTTTTTCGTCAATCCCGGGGAGACGCTATGCATTCTAGGACGCAGCGGGGTGGGGAAGTCGGTTTCCTTGCAGATACTGATGGGTTTTTTGAAGCCGGATAGCGGAACAGTACTTGTAGCTGGACAAGACATTGCTGGGCTAAGCGAGCGCGAGATGCAGCTGGTGCGGCACAAGGTAACGATGGTCTTTCAGAATGGGGCTCTGTTCGATTCGATCACTGTGGGCGAGAACGTGGCCTTCCCGCTGCGCGAGCGGGGAGACATGCAGGAGGACCAGATCCTGCAGATTGTGCGGGGTTTGCTGGAGATGGTGGGCGTAGCGGGGATGGAGAACATGCTGCCGTCGGACCTGTCGACGGGAATGAAACGGTCGGTGGCGATTGCCCGTGCGCTGGCATCTCAGCCGGCGGCGGTGCTGTACGACGAGCCGACGACGATGGTGGACCCTCTGATGGGCCACCTTCTAGGAGACCTGATCCAGCGCCTGAAGACACAACTGCACCTAACGAGCATTGTTGTGACGCATGACATGCGGTTTGCTGAAAAGCTCGCCGACCGGGTGGTTTTTCTACACGAGGGCAGGGCGCGGTTCTTTGGCACAACAGAGCAGATGCGCCAAACCGATGACCCTGTGCTGCTCGAGTTCCTGACGCTGGATGAGTTGGTTTTGCCAGGAACTATATCGTCATCGTCTTAG
- a CDS encoding sugar transferase — MVAGLIAFCIRQRAYVASLHPRLFDQFWVSIPLISVIYVLLFGLYLVVFARIYGLYRAADHRSGLNEQRMTIQAVLTAGLLLCGTLYLAHAYAVSRIVVALTLLLTMTAMMGRRAISRKVRERRFLEGREVRNVLIVGEGRVANALRNHLQSLPYMGFRFKGFVSVGDDAPISDAESEVVCNLENCVGVGRSLFVDEIYFTASVPKEKVIAIVEEARTNGIDVRVVPDLYDGLAWNAPVEYVGQFPTIPLHWKDFPQGAFVLKRVIDIIVCCVALVLCAPLMLVIALLIKMDSPGPVLYRAQRVGRKGRTFTCYKFRTMVDKAEKLRGGLEHRNERDSILFKISDDPRITTMGAWLRKYSLDELPQFLNVLAGDMSIVGPRPPLATEVERYDLSHLRRLDVLPGMTGLWQVEARQDPSFDAYISLDTAYVENWSLMLDLRILARTVGAVFSGTGS; from the coding sequence ATGGTTGCAGGGCTGATCGCGTTTTGCATCCGCCAAAGAGCATATGTTGCCTCGTTGCACCCCAGACTGTTCGACCAGTTCTGGGTGAGCATCCCTCTCATCTCTGTGATCTATGTGCTGTTGTTCGGGCTATACCTGGTGGTGTTCGCGCGAATCTATGGGCTGTACCGGGCTGCCGATCACCGCAGTGGACTGAACGAGCAGCGGATGACGATCCAGGCGGTTCTGACGGCGGGATTGCTGCTGTGCGGAACACTGTATCTGGCCCATGCGTATGCAGTCTCACGTATCGTGGTGGCTTTGACGCTGCTGCTGACAATGACGGCGATGATGGGGCGCAGGGCGATCTCGCGCAAGGTGCGTGAGCGGCGATTTCTGGAAGGCCGCGAGGTGCGCAATGTCCTGATTGTGGGTGAAGGGCGCGTTGCCAATGCTTTGCGTAACCATCTGCAGTCACTGCCTTACATGGGATTCCGCTTCAAGGGCTTTGTGTCGGTGGGGGATGATGCTCCGATCAGTGACGCTGAGTCGGAGGTGGTGTGCAACCTGGAGAATTGCGTTGGTGTCGGAAGGTCGCTCTTTGTCGACGAGATTTACTTCACGGCGTCGGTGCCGAAAGAGAAGGTGATCGCGATAGTCGAGGAGGCGCGGACAAACGGCATCGATGTACGTGTCGTGCCTGACCTGTATGACGGACTGGCCTGGAATGCCCCTGTGGAATATGTCGGTCAGTTTCCGACCATCCCTCTGCATTGGAAGGATTTCCCGCAGGGCGCGTTTGTGCTGAAGCGGGTCATCGACATCATCGTTTGCTGCGTGGCGCTAGTGTTGTGCGCGCCCCTGATGCTGGTGATCGCGTTACTGATCAAAATGGATTCTCCGGGACCGGTTTTATACCGTGCGCAGCGGGTGGGACGCAAAGGACGCACGTTTACCTGCTACAAGTTCCGTACGATGGTGGACAAGGCCGAGAAGCTGCGAGGCGGCCTGGAGCATCGCAATGAGCGGGACAGCATCCTGTTCAAGATCAGCGATGATCCGCGCATTACGACGATGGGGGCCTGGCTGCGGAAGTACTCGCTCGATGAACTGCCGCAGTTTCTGAATGTGCTGGCGGGCGATATGAGCATCGTTGGGCCGCGGCCACCGCTGGCGACTGAGGTTGAACGCTATGACCTATCGCACCTGCGCCGCCTGGATGTGCTGCCCGGTATGACGGGCCTGTGGCAGGTGGAGGCGCGGCAGGACCCATCGTTCGATGCGTATATCTCGCTGGACACAGCCTACGTGGAGAACTGGAGCCTGATGCTCGATCTGCGCATCCTTGCGCGGACGGTGGGCGCAGTGTTCAGCGGCACCGGCAGCTAA
- a CDS encoding molybdenum cofactor guanylyltransferase, with translation MERLPIHGFVLAGGNSSRMGQDKALLRFRGQPMVEIAVEKLKGLCAEVGIAGNREDLTRYAPVVSESRMNIGPAAGVEAGLLNARQPWVLFMPVDVPMVPGELLQLWVDEALRVKMSVSYLGILGKQPPFCLLQRERQASFSRLLDEGERRLEVLLNRTAEADGYASWMYDERDLYGYPDYRGPDEATLARWFANVNTPEDLAEAERHVDALDR, from the coding sequence ATGGAACGCTTGCCAATCCATGGGTTTGTGCTGGCGGGTGGGAATAGCTCACGGATGGGGCAGGACAAGGCGCTGCTTCGATTTCGTGGGCAGCCGATGGTTGAGATTGCTGTGGAGAAGTTGAAAGGGCTCTGCGCAGAAGTGGGGATTGCGGGAAACCGCGAAGACCTGACGAGGTATGCACCGGTTGTGTCGGAGTCGCGGATGAATATAGGGCCTGCCGCAGGTGTTGAGGCTGGACTTCTCAATGCTCGGCAGCCGTGGGTCCTGTTTATGCCGGTGGATGTGCCGATGGTGCCCGGAGAACTCTTGCAATTATGGGTGGATGAGGCGCTACGGGTTAAGATGAGCGTAAGTTATCTGGGTATCCTCGGTAAGCAGCCGCCATTCTGCCTTCTGCAACGTGAGCGGCAAGCCTCCTTTTCAAGGCTGCTGGACGAAGGTGAGCGCCGTTTGGAAGTACTACTGAATCGCACGGCGGAAGCTGATGGTTATGCGTCCTGGATGTACGATGAACGCGACCTGTATGGCTATCCAGACTACCGCGGCCCCGATGAGGCTACGCTTGCGCGGTGGTTCGCAAACGTGAATACGCCTGAGGATCTTGCCGAGGCAGAGCGCCACGTGGACGCACTGGACCGATAA
- a CDS encoding NAD+ synthase, whose translation MRIALAQINPTVGDFAGNLALISGYVERAAAQAAELVIFPELATCGYPPADLLEKESFVAQAEATLVAVAELTRGEGRPAILCGSPMRCENVRGKHVRNVAALLADGAVHAVQQKMLLPFYDVFDEQRYFEPGHEQSLSVVKGHAVAVTVCEDAWNDKMFWPRQLYPVDPVEELMRQWAVLPQPLSGHRLILNISASPYWHDKIAVRQKMLGALAKRHRATIVMVNQVGANDSLVFDGSSLVVGPDGEVLAQAKSFAEDLLIVDTTAPDKLLVPPSQDEVALTWQALVLGTRDYLRKCGFKKAIVGLSGGIDSALVAAIAVEALGAENVQGVGMPSEFSSSGSVSDAEKLAANLGIAFSIVPIREIYTRFTGALEPFFEGTAFGLAEENLQPRIRGSLLMALSNKTGALVLTTGNKSEMACGYCTLYGDMVGALAVIADVYKTEVYALSRYVNREREIIPEDTLTKPPSAELRPGQKDTDSLPPYDVLDPILRAYVEEYASAEEIVEAQGVDLALVRRVIRLVEISEYKRQQAAPVLKVSRKSFGMGRRFPIAARR comes from the coding sequence GTGCGGATCGCGCTGGCGCAAATCAATCCAACGGTTGGAGACTTCGCGGGGAACCTCGCGCTGATCTCGGGGTATGTCGAGCGGGCAGCGGCGCAGGCCGCCGAACTGGTGATCTTTCCTGAACTGGCGACATGCGGGTATCCGCCAGCGGACCTTCTTGAGAAGGAATCGTTTGTAGCGCAGGCGGAGGCGACGCTGGTCGCTGTCGCGGAGCTGACGCGCGGTGAGGGGCGGCCGGCGATTCTGTGCGGTTCGCCGATGCGTTGCGAGAACGTGCGCGGAAAGCATGTGCGAAACGTAGCGGCTCTGCTGGCGGACGGGGCGGTGCATGCGGTGCAACAGAAGATGCTGCTGCCGTTCTATGACGTGTTTGACGAACAGCGGTACTTTGAGCCAGGGCATGAGCAGTCGCTGAGTGTCGTGAAAGGGCATGCTGTCGCCGTGACGGTCTGCGAGGACGCGTGGAATGACAAGATGTTCTGGCCTCGGCAGCTTTACCCGGTGGACCCGGTAGAGGAACTGATGCGGCAGTGGGCGGTGTTGCCGCAGCCGTTGAGCGGGCATCGGCTGATCCTGAATATCTCGGCTTCACCCTACTGGCATGACAAGATTGCGGTGCGACAGAAGATGCTGGGTGCACTGGCGAAGCGGCATCGCGCGACGATTGTGATGGTGAACCAGGTTGGCGCGAATGACAGCCTGGTGTTCGATGGCAGCTCACTGGTGGTGGGGCCGGATGGCGAGGTGCTGGCGCAGGCGAAGAGCTTTGCGGAGGACCTGTTGATCGTCGATACAACGGCCCCTGATAAGTTGCTGGTGCCGCCATCACAGGATGAGGTTGCGCTGACCTGGCAGGCGCTGGTGCTGGGCACGCGGGACTATCTGCGGAAGTGCGGATTCAAGAAGGCGATTGTCGGACTGAGCGGCGGGATCGATTCGGCGCTGGTGGCTGCGATTGCGGTGGAAGCGCTGGGCGCAGAGAATGTGCAGGGCGTCGGGATGCCGAGCGAGTTCTCGTCGAGCGGTTCGGTGAGCGATGCGGAGAAGCTGGCAGCGAACCTTGGGATTGCGTTCTCGATTGTACCGATCAGGGAGATCTATACACGATTTACTGGGGCATTGGAGCCGTTCTTTGAGGGCACGGCGTTTGGGCTGGCGGAGGAGAACCTGCAGCCGCGTATTCGTGGGAGCCTGCTGATGGCGCTCTCGAACAAGACTGGCGCGCTGGTGCTGACGACGGGCAACAAGAGCGAGATGGCCTGCGGCTATTGCACTCTCTATGGAGACATGGTGGGTGCGTTGGCGGTGATTGCGGACGTGTACAAGACCGAGGTTTATGCGCTGAGCCGGTATGTGAACCGTGAGCGCGAGATCATACCGGAGGACACGCTGACCAAGCCGCCGTCGGCGGAGTTGCGGCCGGGGCAGAAGGACACGGACTCGCTGCCGCCGTATGATGTGCTGGACCCCATTTTGCGTGCGTATGTGGAGGAGTATGCCTCGGCAGAGGAGATTGTAGAGGCGCAGGGCGTTGACCTTGCACTGGTGCGGCGCGTCATTCGGTTAGTGGAGATCAGCGAGTACAAGCGGCAGCAGGCCGCTCCGGTGCTGAAGGTGTCAAGGAAGTCGTTTGGCATGGGGAGACGGTTTCCCATTGCGGCCAGGCGTTAG
- a CDS encoding M28 family peptidase codes for MKWLQRIVVLVVGVMSAAAVAQQAAWTVKPEWVRAHEEFLASDAMQGRGSATHDEEVTATYVASEFIGYGLKTAPGMSGYIQSAEVIAPELDGHATVTVGGVTLDEGKDFDLLISPGKPAEGKLITVAVGDLKSAKVERGAAVLVTGAADPDAALGAYSALRRKGANVVLLVQTPGTDNLMGMLGGKTRTRIRLAEDTAPRGGATVVLLRTEAAKRLSTVEGETVKVAVKELPATKPRLTYNAIGYLPGSDPNAGTILLTAHLDHLGIGRPVNGDALYNGANDDAAGTTAVLELAHALASGPRLKRSVLFVCYGSEEIGELGSTYFGEHPPVPLKDLVTNLEFEMIGNQDPKMPKGVLLLTGWERSNLGPTLKAHGALLGPDPYPEQHFFERSDNYALALKGVVAHTAAGWGTPPTYHQPDDDLAHLDLPFMTAAIQSLVEPLRWLADSDFKPEWNPGGKPSR; via the coding sequence ATGAAGTGGTTGCAGAGAATAGTGGTGTTAGTTGTTGGCGTGATGTCCGCAGCAGCCGTAGCGCAGCAGGCGGCATGGACAGTGAAGCCGGAGTGGGTGCGGGCGCATGAGGAGTTTCTGGCGAGCGATGCGATGCAGGGCCGCGGCAGCGCGACGCATGATGAAGAGGTGACGGCAACGTATGTTGCGAGCGAGTTTATTGGCTATGGGCTGAAGACGGCGCCGGGGATGTCGGGGTACATCCAGAGCGCGGAGGTGATTGCGCCGGAACTGGATGGGCATGCGACGGTGACAGTGGGCGGTGTGACGTTGGACGAGGGGAAGGATTTTGACTTGCTGATCTCGCCGGGCAAGCCGGCAGAAGGCAAGCTGATAACGGTTGCGGTAGGCGACCTGAAATCGGCGAAGGTGGAACGCGGTGCGGCGGTGCTGGTGACGGGCGCGGCTGATCCAGATGCGGCGCTTGGGGCGTACTCGGCGCTGCGGCGCAAGGGGGCGAACGTTGTGCTGCTGGTGCAGACGCCGGGCACAGACAACCTGATGGGCATGCTGGGTGGAAAGACGCGGACGCGGATTCGGTTGGCGGAGGACACCGCGCCTCGTGGGGGCGCGACGGTTGTTTTGTTGCGGACTGAGGCTGCGAAGCGGTTGTCGACCGTAGAGGGCGAGACGGTGAAGGTGGCCGTGAAGGAGCTGCCTGCAACGAAGCCTCGGTTGACCTACAACGCGATTGGGTATCTGCCGGGCAGCGATCCGAATGCCGGGACGATTCTGCTGACGGCTCACCTGGACCATCTAGGGATTGGGAGGCCGGTGAATGGCGATGCGCTCTACAACGGCGCCAATGATGATGCTGCAGGGACGACGGCGGTGCTGGAACTGGCCCATGCGCTGGCGTCGGGTCCGCGATTGAAGCGGAGCGTGCTGTTTGTCTGCTACGGTAGCGAGGAGATTGGCGAGCTGGGATCGACGTACTTTGGCGAGCATCCGCCGGTACCGCTGAAGGACCTGGTGACGAACCTGGAGTTCGAGATGATCGGCAACCAGGACCCGAAGATGCCGAAGGGTGTGCTGCTGTTGACGGGCTGGGAGCGCAGCAATCTTGGGCCGACGCTGAAGGCGCATGGTGCGCTGCTGGGGCCGGACCCTTATCCTGAACAGCATTTCTTTGAGCGCAGCGATAACTATGCGCTGGCGCTGAAGGGCGTTGTGGCGCATACGGCTGCCGGCTGGGGAACGCCGCCGACCTACCATCAGCCAGATGACGACCTGGCGCACCTGGACCTGCCATTTATGACGGCCGCGATCCAGAGTTTGGTTGAGCCGTTGCGCTGGCTGGCGGACAGCGACTTCAAGCCGGAGTGGAACCCCGGGGGGAAGCCTTCGCGTTAA
- a CDS encoding rhamnogalacturonan acetylesterase, whose amino-acid sequence MRRLISIHTLFLFALAPLLHAQQLPPAPLTPEQTAVHHDAPLNPALPTVFVVGDSTARNNADLGWGDHFAHLFDTTRINVANRAIAGRSSRSYYAEGHWAAVLAEMKSGDYVLIQMGHNDGAGTPDSVLHDTKRRSSLKGLGDDSVDVPITRPVTIGPLAGLTTETVHTYGWYIRKYIADARAKGATPILLTVTIRNIWKPDSAGNPHIERDMGYRDFEYQLGADQHVPVIDMATLAADRFEALGPEKTALLFPKDHTHTNAEGAEMNAEAVAEAIRNFPSPLAGYLKPTD is encoded by the coding sequence ATGCGACGCCTTATTTCAATCCACACTTTATTTCTATTCGCACTCGCACCTCTTCTCCACGCCCAGCAGCTCCCGCCCGCGCCCCTCACTCCCGAGCAGACCGCCGTCCACCACGACGCCCCGCTCAACCCAGCCCTGCCCACTGTCTTCGTCGTCGGCGACTCCACCGCCCGCAATAACGCTGACCTCGGCTGGGGCGACCACTTCGCGCACCTCTTCGACACAACCCGCATCAACGTCGCCAACCGCGCCATCGCAGGCCGCTCCTCACGTTCGTACTATGCCGAAGGCCACTGGGCTGCCGTGCTCGCCGAGATGAAGTCCGGCGACTATGTCCTCATCCAGATGGGCCACAACGACGGCGCTGGCACCCCCGACAGCGTCCTCCACGACACCAAACGCCGCAGCAGCCTCAAGGGTCTCGGCGACGACTCCGTCGACGTCCCCATCACCCGGCCCGTCACCATTGGCCCGCTCGCTGGCCTCACCACCGAAACCGTCCACACCTACGGCTGGTACATCCGCAAGTACATCGCGGACGCGCGCGCCAAGGGCGCGACACCCATCCTGCTCACCGTCACCATCCGCAACATCTGGAAGCCCGACTCCGCCGGCAACCCACACATCGAGCGCGACATGGGCTACCGCGACTTCGAGTACCAGCTCGGTGCCGACCAGCACGTCCCCGTCATCGACATGGCCACCCTCGCCGCCGACCGCTTCGAAGCCCTCGGCCCTGAAAAGACTGCGCTGCTCTTCCCCAAGGACCACACGCACACTAACGCCGAGGGCGCCGAGATGAACGCCGAGGCCGTCGCGGAGGCCATCCGCAACTTCCCCTCCCCGCTCGCCGGCTACCTCAAACCGACCGACTGA
- a CDS encoding MFS transporter, producing the protein MRPLEAALRKARWRLLPLLSICYLVAYMDRANISFAADTMSRDLGFTPKIYGLGAGLFFVSYALCEVPSNKLLLRFGARRWLARIMLTWGVLAAAMMFVHTSASFYGMRLLLGVAEAGYFPGVVYYLSQWFPPVERARALSRFYVAFPLSSVVMGAVAGALLRLNGRLHLHGWQWLFLVEGVPAVVLSVALWKWLPDGPREAAWLEIEEREALEAALHAGGMYLSHGSAEGALGRVLRDSRLWVLGTFYFFALGTSYALSFFLPSLLGALTQWPAGQVGWLISLGGVVSAGAMLLFAVSSDRTGERRWHVAGAVLAMGGLLLAAGLHMEGSFAAAALLLTAVAYSAMQGPLLALATTLVPGVDGALFIAAFNTFGIIGGFVGPYWMGWMRELTGGYAVGIGLLCVPCVVAGGCILWLTRERSALQA; encoded by the coding sequence ATGAGACCGCTGGAAGCCGCGTTGCGCAAGGCTCGATGGCGGCTGCTGCCGCTGCTCTCCATTTGTTACCTGGTGGCGTATATGGACCGCGCGAACATCAGCTTCGCGGCGGACACCATGAGCCGTGACCTGGGGTTTACGCCGAAGATCTATGGGCTGGGCGCTGGACTGTTCTTTGTGAGCTATGCGCTGTGCGAGGTGCCTTCGAACAAACTGCTGTTGCGGTTTGGGGCGCGGCGGTGGCTGGCGCGGATCATGCTGACGTGGGGCGTGCTGGCGGCGGCGATGATGTTTGTGCATACGTCGGCGAGCTTTTATGGCATGCGTCTGCTGCTGGGCGTTGCGGAGGCAGGGTACTTTCCGGGAGTGGTGTACTACCTGTCGCAGTGGTTTCCTCCGGTAGAGAGGGCGAGGGCGCTGAGCCGGTTCTATGTGGCGTTTCCGTTGAGCAGTGTGGTGATGGGGGCCGTGGCGGGAGCGCTTTTGCGATTGAATGGACGGCTGCATCTGCATGGCTGGCAGTGGCTGTTCCTGGTGGAAGGGGTGCCGGCTGTGGTGCTGAGCGTTGCGTTATGGAAGTGGCTGCCAGATGGGCCTCGCGAGGCGGCATGGCTGGAGATCGAGGAGCGTGAGGCGCTGGAGGCCGCTCTCCATGCAGGTGGAATGTACTTGTCGCATGGAAGTGCGGAGGGGGCGCTGGGGCGTGTGCTACGGGACTCTCGGTTGTGGGTATTGGGAACGTTCTACTTCTTTGCGCTGGGGACGAGTTATGCGCTGTCGTTCTTTTTGCCTTCGTTGCTGGGGGCGCTGACGCAGTGGCCGGCGGGACAGGTGGGGTGGCTGATCTCGCTGGGCGGTGTGGTGTCGGCTGGGGCGATGTTGCTATTCGCGGTGAGCTCCGACCGCACAGGAGAGAGGCGTTGGCATGTTGCGGGCGCTGTGCTGGCGATGGGAGGACTTTTGCTGGCGGCCGGTTTGCATATGGAGGGGAGCTTCGCCGCGGCTGCGCTGCTGTTGACGGCGGTGGCGTACTCCGCCATGCAGGGGCCGCTGTTGGCGCTGGCTACGACACTGGTTCCGGGCGTAGATGGGGCGCTGTTCATTGCCGCGTTCAACACGTTTGGGATTATCGGCGGGTTTGTGGGGCCTTACTGGATGGGTTGGATGCGGGAGCTGACGGGCGGGTATGCTGTGGGCATAGGCCTGTTGTGCGTGCCGTGCGTTGTGGCGGGCGGCTGCATCCTGTGGCTGACGCGTGAGCGCTCTGCCTTGCAGGCCTGA
- a CDS encoding TIGR03435 family protein, translated as MIRHLAALATLLCVTGLSAQSPVPSPRPKFNAFDVATIKATDMNAERGRFIIMKGPHRWIAQAYTLKLMIAAAYNLNPRTISGGPSWVESDHYDIEAITPGDIQPSHDEQMTMLRKLLTDRFSLTFHREPKDFSIYELQVAKGGPKLKPATEPPDDPPQLISTVYPQKIHLPARNATMHDFVSMMQRALLDRPVVDKTGLTARYDFDLEWAPDETQFGGEVPVASPDAPSPPLFTAMQDQLGLKLVATRGPVDTLVIDHVQPPSAN; from the coding sequence ATGATCCGGCATCTGGCAGCGCTCGCAACTCTTCTCTGTGTCACCGGTCTCAGCGCGCAGTCTCCTGTGCCTTCACCACGCCCCAAGTTCAACGCCTTCGACGTCGCCACCATCAAGGCCACGGACATGAACGCCGAGCGTGGCCGCTTCATCATCATGAAGGGCCCGCACCGCTGGATCGCCCAGGCCTACACACTCAAGCTGATGATCGCCGCGGCCTACAACCTCAACCCGCGCACCATCTCCGGCGGCCCGTCCTGGGTCGAGTCCGACCACTACGACATCGAAGCCATCACTCCCGGCGACATCCAACCCAGCCACGACGAGCAGATGACCATGCTCCGCAAGCTGCTCACCGACCGCTTCAGCCTCACCTTCCACCGCGAGCCCAAGGACTTCTCCATCTACGAGCTCCAGGTCGCCAAAGGCGGCCCCAAGCTCAAGCCCGCCACCGAGCCGCCCGACGACCCGCCGCAGCTCATCAGCACCGTCTACCCCCAGAAGATCCACCTGCCCGCGCGCAACGCCACCATGCACGACTTCGTCTCCATGATGCAGCGCGCTCTGCTCGACCGCCCCGTCGTCGACAAGACCGGCCTCACCGCACGCTACGACTTCGACCTCGAGTGGGCTCCCGATGAGACCCAGTTCGGCGGCGAGGTCCCCGTCGCCTCACCCGACGCCCCGTCACCACCCCTCTTCACCGCCATGCAGGACCAACTCGGCCTCAAGCTCGTCGCCACGCGCGGCCCCGTCGACACGCTGGTCATCGACCACGTGCAACCGCCCTCCGCCAACTAA
- a CDS encoding dipeptidase, which translates to MSELAIRFAKANGARFVEELKALLRIPSVSTAPEHVDDVRKAAEFVAEGLRAAGLENVRLIETSTAERTGHPLVYADWLHLEGKPTVLLYGHYDVQPAEPLDEWKSPPFEPTERDGNIYARGAVDDKGQMWMHVKALESLMKNGGLPVNVRVIVEGEEEVGGEGIATFVREHGDQLKADAALVSDTEMFAPELPTLCVGLRGMIYTELEVKGAATDLHSGMYGGAAPNPFVALAQIIAKLKDEDGHISIPGFYDGIEVPTAEELAAWKTLPFNEEEYRSHEVGSTELTGESQYSVLERTWSRPTMDVHGMPGGFIGAGAKTVIPAKAMAKISFRLVPGMKPEATFAKYKAFVESIAPKGTQVNVRMIHSGEPIVVSTDNVYIRAAKAAMGEVFGKETVFVRGGGSIPIVGDFVRELGIPTVMMGFGLPDDNLHAPNEKFHLANFHRGIESIVRFLGKVGA; encoded by the coding sequence ATGAGTGAATTGGCAATTAGGTTTGCGAAGGCGAATGGAGCACGGTTTGTTGAAGAGCTGAAGGCTTTGTTGCGGATACCGTCGGTTTCGACGGCTCCGGAGCACGTGGACGATGTGCGCAAGGCGGCGGAGTTTGTGGCCGAGGGGTTGCGCGCGGCAGGGCTGGAGAATGTGCGGCTGATCGAGACGAGCACGGCGGAGCGGACGGGGCATCCACTGGTATATGCGGACTGGCTGCATCTGGAAGGCAAGCCGACTGTGCTGCTCTATGGGCACTATGATGTGCAGCCGGCGGAGCCGCTGGATGAGTGGAAGTCGCCGCCGTTTGAGCCGACCGAGCGCGATGGGAACATCTATGCTCGCGGCGCCGTGGACGATAAGGGCCAGATGTGGATGCATGTGAAGGCGCTGGAGTCGTTGATGAAGAATGGCGGGCTGCCGGTGAATGTACGCGTGATTGTGGAGGGCGAAGAAGAGGTTGGTGGGGAGGGCATCGCTACGTTTGTGCGTGAACACGGCGACCAGCTGAAGGCCGATGCGGCGCTGGTTTCCGACACGGAGATGTTTGCGCCGGAGCTGCCGACGCTGTGTGTGGGGCTGCGCGGGATGATCTATACCGAGTTGGAGGTGAAGGGCGCGGCGACGGACCTGCATAGCGGCATGTATGGTGGCGCGGCTCCGAACCCGTTTGTGGCACTGGCGCAGATCATTGCGAAGCTGAAGGATGAGGATGGGCATATCTCGATACCGGGCTTCTATGACGGGATTGAAGTGCCGACGGCGGAAGAGCTGGCGGCGTGGAAGACGCTGCCGTTCAATGAGGAAGAGTATCGCTCGCACGAGGTGGGGTCGACGGAGCTGACCGGCGAGTCGCAGTACAGCGTGCTGGAGCGGACGTGGTCGCGGCCGACGATGGATGTGCATGGGATGCCGGGCGGGTTCATCGGCGCGGGCGCGAAGACGGTGATTCCGGCGAAGGCTATGGCGAAGATCAGCTTCCGGCTGGTGCCGGGGATGAAACCGGAGGCGACATTTGCGAAGTACAAGGCGTTTGTGGAGTCGATCGCGCCGAAGGGGACGCAGGTGAACGTGCGGATGATCCACTCGGGCGAACCGATTGTGGTGAGTACGGACAATGTTTATATTCGCGCGGCGAAGGCGGCGATGGGTGAGGTCTTCGGCAAGGAGACAGTGTTTGTGCGTGGCGGTGGGTCGATTCCGATTGTGGGCGATTTTGTGCGGGAACTGGGTATCCCGACGGTAATGATGGGGTTCGGGCTGCCGGACGATAATCTGCATGCGCCGAATGAGAAGTTCCATCTGGCGAATTTTCATCGTGGGATCGAGTCGATTGTGAGGTTTCTCGGCAAGGTGGGCGCGTAA